The Eikenella corrodens genome segment GAAACTACAGCGAAAATTAAATATACTGATTTGCTCGGAATTCAGACTAGGTACGGATTTGAGAGGGGGTGTCGGTATTTTATGGCGGTTTATGCGCTAAATCATTCATTAAATTTTCAGGTAGCCTGTTTGAATAAAAAGGCTACCTGAAAAACTAGTGTGCAGTTCAGAAACCGTCCCAATTGTTTAGCAGTACGCCCAAGCCGATGCTGTTGTGTTTGTGGTTGTAGTCGAGCAGGCTTTCGCCGTAGCCGTGGAAGGCCTGTACATAGCCTTTGAGCCGGCCGGCGATGGGGAAGGTGTAGTTTAGCTGCAGCCCGCCTTTGCCGCTGGCGGGGTTGTAGCGGGCGAGGGCACCGAGGCTTTGGCGGTCGTTGAAGCGGTAGTACATTTGCAGATCGCCGTAGCCCATGTAGCGGTTGATGTCGGAGTTGTCGTCGTCGCTGTTTTTTTCGGGGATACGCCACCACAGGCGCGGTACCACGGTAAGTTTGCCCCATTCCATGCCGGCCATGGCATAGATGCGGTTCCAAGAGCGGGAGAGGGGGTCGCTTTGGCCGTTGGATTGGTGTGCGGCGCCGATGCCGAGCATCCGCAGGCTACCGCCGCCGGGCAGGTCGGTTTTCACCGGCTGGGTGAGGAAGATTTCGGGCTCGTAGTCGGTGTTGCGGAAGGGAGAGGACATGGAGCCTTTATATACTTGCCAGTGTGAAACTTGGGTGTAGCCGAACCAAAGGTCGGCATTGGTGCCGAACAGGTCTTGCAGCAGCTTGGTTTTGAAGGAAACCTGCATTTTGGTTTCCACATGGTTTTGGCGCTGCTGCTCGGGGATGGCGGAAGTGTGCTCGGGAGAGGAGGGGTTGCGGTTGGGTGAGCTGTTGTACCAGCCGGGCAGAAGGTAGATGGGGAGATGCGCACGCACGCTGAAGATGCCGGATTCGTGGTTGACGTCTAAATCGTAGGCGAGGCTGAGCGGGCTGAAGGCTTGCGGCTGGGTGGGGGCGGCAGGGGCTTCGGTGAGCACCACTTTGGGCGTGCTCTCGGCCTGGCTTTGCTCGATGCTTTGTTGGATATCGATGGCAGCCTTGCTGTTGGCGGGGGTAGATAAGGGTTGGGTGGGCGGCAGTTGTGTGCCCATGCTGCGGTCGTAGCAGGCGAGGCGGGCGGCAGGGTCGCTGATTTGGGTGCAGGCCAGGGCGCCGGCGGGGGCTTGGGTTTGGGCGGCGCTGTGGGCGGAAACCAACAGGGCGGCGGCGATAAGGGGGAGGCGGGATGTTTGCATGATGGTTGGGGTGTGAAACGTAAGCTTTAAGGCTACCTGAAAAATAGTGCGGCTTTCAGGTAGCCTTCTTATTGCCGATTAAAGGCTACCTGAAAATCTGCTTTAGATTTCGCCCATGCGGTAAAACAAATCGGCCAGGGCGGCCAGGCGCAGGGTGTCGCAGCCCCAGCGTTCGGATTGGATACTGCGCATCCACAAAATGGGGCGCACGCTGCGGCGCAAGGTGCGGATTATAGCGGGATTTTGCCTTTGCAGGCAGGCTTTGCAATGTTCGGCTGCCTGATCGAGCAGTCCGCCGCGCAGGAGGATGTCGGCGGTGGATTGCAGGTAGCACAGCCAGTCGCGGCCTTGGCACTGCTGCAGGCTGAGCACGGTGGCGGGGTTGTCTTCGAAGTCGATAAAGCCGATGCCGCCGGTTTCGGTCAGCACCATATTGCGGGCGAAGGCTTGGCTGAGGAATTGGTTTTGCCGGTGTACGACTTCGATGGCATGCAGACCTTGCAGCCAGCCTTCGAGGCTGCCGGCTTCGGTTTGCTTTTCGATGGCGATGAGCAGGGTTTGCTCGCCCACATGGCTCATCAATAGGGCATTGTCCTGCACGGCCAATAACTTGGGCGCGGTAATACCGGCTTCGGCCAGCTCGCGCAGGCGGTCGGCTTCAATGGCGATGCCGGCCTCGCCGCCGGGATTGGGCACCGGGGTGAGCACGCCCAAGCGGCACACTTTGGCTAGGCCGTTGAGCAGGCTGTAACGCCAGGCGGCTTGGCGCGGGGCGGCTTTGCGCAGCCACACGGTTTCGCCGTTGTCTAAACGGTGGCGGGCGATGGTTTCGGTTTGGGCGGCCGCGAGGGCGGCCAGCTGGGCGGCGTAGTTCATGACGGTGCGGAAAAAGGAAAGCGGCATTAT includes the following:
- a CDS encoding phospholipase A, with the translated sequence MQTSRLPLIAAALLVSAHSAAQTQAPAGALACTQISDPAARLACYDRSMGTQLPPTQPLSTPANSKAAIDIQQSIEQSQAESTPKVVLTEAPAAPTQPQAFSPLSLAYDLDVNHESGIFSVRAHLPIYLLPGWYNSSPNRNPSSPEHTSAIPEQQRQNHVETKMQVSFKTKLLQDLFGTNADLWFGYTQVSHWQVYKGSMSSPFRNTDYEPEIFLTQPVKTDLPGGGSLRMLGIGAAHQSNGQSDPLSRSWNRIYAMAGMEWGKLTVVPRLWWRIPEKNSDDDNSDINRYMGYGDLQMYYRFNDRQSLGALARYNPASGKGGLQLNYTFPIAGRLKGYVQAFHGYGESLLDYNHKHNSIGLGVLLNNWDGF
- a CDS encoding BUD32 family EKC/KEOPS complex subunit; the encoded protein is MPLSFFRTVMNYAAQLAALAAAQTETIARHRLDNGETVWLRKAAPRQAAWRYSLLNGLAKVCRLGVLTPVPNPGGEAGIAIEADRLRELAEAGITAPKLLAVQDNALLMSHVGEQTLLIAIEKQTEAGSLEGWLQGLHAIEVVHRQNQFLSQAFARNMVLTETGGIGFIDFEDNPATVLSLQQCQGRDWLCYLQSTADILLRGGLLDQAAEHCKACLQRQNPAIIRTLRRSVRPILWMRSIQSERWGCDTLRLAALADLFYRMGEI